Proteins co-encoded in one Afipia sp. P52-10 genomic window:
- a CDS encoding exodeoxyribonuclease III yields the protein MRLTITTWNINSVRLRIDLVAKFIKAVRPDVLCLQETKCPDDAFPLKRFKRLGYEHVAINGQKGYHGVAVISRLPFDATDIRTFCNKIDSRHLSVSLGDKAQLAKPIVLHNFYVPSGGDIPDPVVNPKFEHKLAFLDEMRQCDPLHADGSGERHVLVGDLNVAPYEHDVWSHKQLLNVVSHTPIECDKLLAVKERGNWIDIARQRIPMSEKIYTWWSYRAADWELSNRGRRLDHIWVSPALGSDVVDFNITRDARGWERPSDHVPVTATFEVA from the coding sequence ATGCGACTGACCATCACGACCTGGAACATCAATTCGGTCCGCCTGCGCATCGACCTGGTTGCGAAGTTCATCAAGGCCGTCAGGCCCGATGTGCTCTGCCTTCAGGAAACCAAGTGCCCCGATGACGCCTTTCCGCTGAAGCGTTTCAAGCGGCTCGGCTACGAGCATGTCGCCATCAACGGCCAGAAGGGATATCACGGCGTCGCGGTGATTTCGCGCCTGCCGTTTGACGCGACCGATATCCGCACCTTCTGCAACAAGATCGATTCCCGGCATCTGTCCGTATCGTTGGGCGACAAGGCCCAGCTGGCCAAGCCGATCGTGCTGCACAACTTCTATGTCCCTTCCGGCGGTGACATTCCCGATCCGGTCGTGAATCCGAAGTTCGAACATAAGCTCGCCTTTCTCGACGAGATGCGGCAGTGCGACCCGCTGCACGCGGACGGCAGCGGCGAGCGGCACGTTCTGGTCGGCGACCTCAACGTCGCGCCGTACGAGCACGACGTCTGGTCGCACAAGCAGCTGCTCAACGTCGTCTCGCACACGCCGATCGAATGCGACAAGCTGCTCGCGGTGAAAGAACGTGGCAACTGGATCGACATTGCGCGGCAACGCATTCCGATGTCGGAAAAGATCTACACCTGGTGGAGCTACCGCGCGGCCGACTGGGAGCTGTCGAACCGCGGCCGGCGGCTCGATCACATCTGGGTTTCGCCGGCGCTCGGCAGCGATGTGGTTGATTTCAACATCACCCGCGATGCGCGCGGATGGGAACGGCCGTCGGACCATGTGCCTGTCACCGCAACGTTCGAGGTCGCGTAA
- a CDS encoding cyclic nucleotide-binding domain-containing protein — translation MSIEDDVNLLASVPTLRLLGNDALRVLAIGSEARRLRRDETLFRSGDTADAGYVVQHGSIRVSTQDTGGYRDLVVGPGALIGELALLMEMQRPSTATAVTESSVLRISRSMFLRVLEGHPDAARRLRDDLAKRTSQAASDLMIASGKLAPP, via the coding sequence ATGTCGATTGAGGACGACGTCAATCTGCTTGCGAGTGTTCCGACGCTACGGCTGTTGGGCAACGATGCTCTGCGGGTGCTCGCGATCGGCTCGGAAGCGCGGCGCCTGCGGCGTGACGAGACGTTGTTTCGCTCCGGCGATACCGCCGATGCGGGCTACGTCGTCCAGCACGGCAGCATTCGCGTGTCGACACAGGATACCGGCGGTTATCGCGATCTGGTGGTCGGTCCAGGCGCGCTGATCGGCGAGCTTGCATTGCTGATGGAAATGCAACGGCCCTCGACCGCGACGGCCGTTACCGAATCCTCGGTGCTGCGCATTTCCCGCAGCATGTTCCTGCGCGTGCTCGAAGGGCATCCGGACGCGGCGCGGCGCCTGCGCGACGATCTTGCGAAACGCACCAGTCAGGCGGCCAGCGACCTGATGATCGCCAGCGGCAAGCTCGCTCCGCCATAG